The window ACAGCACGATAGAATCGGCGGAACCAAAGCGATTAAATATCACGGCAGTCGGAAGCATACGTTCTATTCTTAGCTATCTGCAGTACCTCCATACACTCGATAAAAAAATCGATATTGCACAGCTTTCAATCAGTTTCAATGCGAGCCAATATGAATACACCCTTTCCATGATGGTAAATTTCATTACGATACCCCAACTCCATAAGGATAGTGAGCATCATGAAACATAGCTTTCCTCTTTTTCGGCTGGCCCTCATATCCCTCATTGCACTATCAGGCTGTTCCAGTACGGCGAAACCCGTCGCAGAAAGTTTTCCTGCCAATTTGATGGGAATAATCTTCGACGATTACAATAATCCCGTAGAGGGAGCCTCCGTTATACTAGAAGGACGGGAAGTGCCTTACAATTCCGATATCGACGGAAGATTCCTCCTTCCCAAACTCAATGCGAGGTCATATTCACTTACCATAACAAAAAAAGGGTTTGAGACAAAACACATAGACTTTGATTTCTTCGATCCGAAGCAGGTTCTCTATCTCAAGCTTTCATCTCTTACCTTTTTCAAAGAGGAAATTGAATCTGGCATTGCAGCAAAGGACTGGGAAAAAGCGGCAACGTTTATCGATAAGGCAATGCTGGTTGATAATTCGGATCCTGTACTTCTTTACCTTGTTTCCATTTATCAGTTCTATATGAAAGAGTACGACGCATGCGCAAAAACACTTTCAGATATTCAGAAGGAGGGCTACACCTCATCGGCAATTCGAAAACTGGAGAAAAAACTTGAAGAGGAAAAAGAAAGGACATTCTGACTTTCAGCAGGGGTATGTACTCCTTGACGCAATAATTGGAATAGGTATTTTCTCTATCTTCTCCATCGCAGTGTCGGCTTCCTACGCTTCCTTTGTCGAAAACGATCACCGTATTCAAAAGAGGTTGGAGAGCTATCTATCCGACTATAACAAACACATCGATGCCCAGGAAATACACTTTGATGAAAAATAGATCAACATGCATATACGAGGAGGGGTTTACCATACTTGAAAGCATTGTTGCAATCTTTATCCTTAGTCTTGGGTCGGTTGTCGTCTGTATCGGCGGCAGTACCTTCTTTTCCCATATTACAGAATTACGGAATCATTATCTCTTTCTATCCCAGGCCGCACAATTTGATGTTCTTCTTCGGGAAGAAGTTGCTCTTATAGAAATCCCATTTTGGGAACACTCCATCGTTCTGGAACCTGAAAGCAAAGCATGCACACTTCCCTTTCTGAAAGGCGACAAAGAGAGCTGTTTGCAAATTTGCTTTGATGAAAGGGGCCTTGGCGTGTCAACCAATTCCGACACGCCGATAATCTATACCGCCTTAACGGATGGAACGATCACCCCAATCGTAAAAGAGAATATAACTACGGGAATTACCGTTCTCCTTTATGACACGAAGAAAACGGTATACGAATGCAAAGCACTCTTTGGCGGCTTCCCAATAATCGATGAGGAAGCAGATGAATAAGAAAGCGTCTCTATCCATTGAAGCCACTGAAGAAGCCTTTGGAACAGCGTACGCGTTCGCCCTTATTCTCTTCCTTTCGGCACTCTTGCTTGGCATCTCACTGCATACCGCCGGGACCATGAACAGCATAACAAAGCTTGGTTCACCAAAAGAAGAACTATCAACGCAAAAAGCGGCTGAAGAAATCATACAAGGACTGCTCGAAGACGGCACCCCAGCCGCCGACTCACCGGCAGATCCCGTATGGGAGCGCGTTGCCGAATTGAACAGTGAAACGTGCTCCGTTGTTTTGGAAGACATCTCAAGTAAGATAAATCCCCAATTCTTCCGGGATGAAATTATCGACGCAACGCAAGTGCAGAAGCGTATATTCACCGAGGGTCATACCATGGCCGAACTTGAACAGTACAGGAACGAAAAGGGCTGGGGAATTTCCCTCAAAGATTCATATCCGGACTTTTTTTCGGATGACGGCCTAACATCGTACCTAACCAGCTACAGCTACCTCAACCTCAATATTGCCGATGAGCTGGCAATACGCTATCTTTACACCATCAGGACAGGAAATGAATATGGGGCGGAATCCTTCAGACAAAAGATCCAGCAATACAGAACACGAAAAACCATTATCTGCAACAACGAACTAAGCGCTGTTATGACTTCGGCAATGAAACAGCTCTATCCCTGTATGAACAGTGTTCCGGTTATGAACGTTCACTACATTCACAAAGATATTCTCCGGGAAATTCTCTCGTATGACTTCGGAGACAAACCCTTGCCCCACCCTGATCGGACCTATAACACCATCGTCCAGAGACGAACCTCAGGTGAGATAGAGCCCTCCGATCTGGAATCCATCTTCTCAGTAAAAGATGAAAATCACATCGTATACGACTATCTCGGAACAAAAACATGGTTCTGGAAGATTAGCATCGCCAGCAACAGCTCCCAAAGGGAGCTCATCGTCGCAGAACTGCCCGATGCAGAAAGTTCATATCGACCGCGCGACCAAACTGCGGTAAGCATTACGAGGCCGAGAAGCTTTCAGATCATCAAAAATACCTTTCAGCATGGGACAAGCAAGAAATGAACATCAAAATCGTTGTCAAAGCATCCATGATCATAATCATTCTCACCCTGACAATACTATTGCTCCTCCTCTATGTTCTCCCCCCCGCTACCATCCTGCAAGATCCCCCTCATACGGTCCATCCAGCCAGTGCC is drawn from Sediminispirochaeta bajacaliforniensis DSM 16054 and contains these coding sequences:
- a CDS encoding carboxypeptidase regulatory-like domain-containing protein; its protein translation is MKHSFPLFRLALISLIALSGCSSTAKPVAESFPANLMGIIFDDYNNPVEGASVILEGREVPYNSDIDGRFLLPKLNARSYSLTITKKGFETKHIDFDFFDPKQVLYLKLSSLTFFKEEIESGIAAKDWEKAATFIDKAMLVDNSDPVLLYLVSIYQFYMKEYDACAKTLSDIQKEGYTSSAIRKLEKKLEEEKERTF